The Kordia sp. SMS9 DNA window GTACAAAGCACTATTGTCTCCCATTACATACGGATATCTTTCGTCTTTGTGCGTATTGATTTCACTTCCTAAGTTCTTCGGTGCAGTATAGGTTCCATCTTCGTTAATCGTAACAGAAAATAAATCGTATCCACCTTTAGAACCTGGTATGTTAGATGAAAAGTAAATAGTTTTGTTGTCTGGAGATAACACAGGGTTCTCAATTGCATAGCCTTCTACGTTGAATGGTAACATTTCAAAATTTGTCCATTCGTATTCTGGCATTTCTGCTCTGAATATTTTTAAATTGTGTTGTCCATTTTCTTCAACGCTTCTAGTGAAAAACACCACATTTTGTGCATCATTTAAAGCAACAGAACCTTCGTGACTTTCTCTAGTATTAATTGCTCTAGAAAAATTTACTAAGTTTTTGATGTCTCCTTTTTGATTTAAATCTCCACAATATAAATTGTAAAACCCTTCATTTGTGTTCTTATCTTTCTTTGAAAAAAATGCCCCAATTTTTTTCGCGGAAGATACAATCACTTTGTCTCTAAAGAATGCAGTTGCATGCTCCGAGTATTTTGTGTTGATATTAAGGTTTGTGAATTCGTACATGAATCCGTTTGGATCCAATGCTTTGATTGCGCGATTTTCCGCGTCTTTGTCGGCTACATTGCTGTAGGTTTCACTAGTCTCAATCGCTTCTGCCTCTGGCCCTTGTGCAGTAGCGAAAGTTACTGTGAACAGTGCTGCAAGTGCGAGCACCGTCTTTGTAAACTTTCTCATTTTAGAGTTGGTATTGTACTATTGTTAATAATCTGATAACGTAAATATAAAGCGTCTTTTTAGTTAAAAAAGTATTTATTAGACCAATGACAAGAATTTCCGATGAGGAGTATAAAATGCTGAAACAATAGGAATTAAACCAGGTATTTTCCCCTACGAAAAGGGATATTACCCTGATTTGTAATAGGGTAAGTTATTGATTCATTTGAAGTAAATCATCCAAATACATACGTTGATTGGATAAACGTGGAATTTTATGTTGTCCACCGAGTTTGTCATTTTTCTTGAGCCATTCATAGAATAATCCAGAGCGGGCTACGTTTAGTTTCAAACTGTTTAAGGTCATGTTGTTGAAACGTTTCGCTTCGTAATCGGAGTTGATATTTTGAAGCGCTTCATCTAGCAGAAAAGCAAATTCGTCTATATTTTCAGGAGCTTTGTTAAATTCAATAATCCATTCATGTGCACCTTTTTCTCCATTGTGCATAAAAATAGGTCCAGCCGTATATTCTGCAATTTTTGATTTTGTAGCGGTACACACTCTTCTCAGTGCATCTTCGGCGTTTTCAATGATTAATTCTTCTCCAAAAACATTGATGTGATGTTTGGTTCTTCCTGTAACTTTTACACGATATGGATCGGTAGACGTAAATCGAATTGTATCGCCAATCATATAACGCCACAAACCGCCATTGGTCGTAATGACAACCGCATAATTTTGATCAACCTCAACTTCTGATAACGGAATTACTTTTTGGTTTGGCGTATGAAAGGTTTGCATCGGTATGAATTCATAGAAAATACCGTAATCCAACATGAGCAACAGTTCATCAGAGTCATTTCGATCTTGAATGGCAAAAAAACCTTCAGAAGCATTGTAAATTTCGTAATATTTAAAATCGCTACTTGGTAGTATATTTCGATATTGTTCTTCATACGGAGCAAAACTGACGCCGCCGTGAAAATAGGCTTCTAAATTGGGCCATACTTCAAACAAATTGCCTTTTTGAGTGTGTTCTAATACTTCGTTCATTAATACCAACATCCACGACGGAACGCCTGCCAAACTCGTCACGTTTTCGCGTAAAGTTTCTTTAATAATGGCATCAATCTTGGTTTCCCAATCGCCCATGAGCGATACTTTGCTGCTTGGCGTACTGCTAAATTCTGCCCAAAGCGGTAAATTATCAATTAAAATTGCGGATAAATCTCCATAGTACGTTCCGTTTTGTTCGTATAATTCTTTACTTCCGCCCAAGCGTAAACTTTTTCCATTAAATAATTGTGCGCCCGGATTGTTATTCAAATACATACACAACAAATCTTTACTGGCTGCATAATGACAATATTCTAACGAAACATCTGTGACAGGAATAAATTTACTTTTGGCATTCGTGGTTCCGCTCGATTTGGCAAACCATTTAATCGGTTTTGGCCAAAAAATATTCGATTCACCTCTACGTGCACGTTCAATCATCGGTTGAATGTCCTCGTAGGTGGTTACGGGAATACGTTCGGTAAACGTTTTGTAATTTGTAATTGTCGCGAAATCATATTGCAGACCGAGTTCCGTTTTTTTCGCAGTAATCAATAAGTTCATTAGCAGTTCTAACTGAACTTCGTTTGGATTTTCTAAAAAATGCTCAATCTGTGAGATGCGCTTTTTTAAAAACCAAGAAGCGATAGAATTTACTAATGGTATCGGCATGGTGCGTTATGGTTATATTCGGTTGTGATTTTAGCTATTAAAATATGGCTACTCGCGAAAAGTTTGTTACTTTCGTTACTGCTTTTCTTGAGCATGTAAACTTACTTTAATTGAATAAAAATAGCAAAAATCTTTAATGATGTACAAAGGTGTTTTAACAAAAATGCAAACTGAGTTCGGAAAACCTATTCAATATTACCTCAATTTTGAAGATGATTTCTTGAATATGAACCAATTACTCGATAAAACACTGCGCTTGGATTTTGAGAAATTTGAATGCTTAAATTGTCATTTAGATAAGCAAATTTACCGTCAAGGGTTTTGTAAAAGCTGTTTTTTTGAAATTCCAACGGCAGGCGATTGGATTATGCGCCCTGAATTGAGTACCGCACATTTAGGTATTGAAGATCGCGATTTGGAGTATGAAAAGAAAGTGCAACTGCAACCGCATATTGTGTATTTGGCATTGTCAAG harbors:
- a CDS encoding GH3 auxin-responsive promoter family protein; this translates as MPIPLVNSIASWFLKKRISQIEHFLENPNEVQLELLMNLLITAKKTELGLQYDFATITNYKTFTERIPVTTYEDIQPMIERARRGESNIFWPKPIKWFAKSSGTTNAKSKFIPVTDVSLEYCHYAASKDLLCMYLNNNPGAQLFNGKSLRLGGSKELYEQNGTYYGDLSAILIDNLPLWAEFSSTPSSKVSLMGDWETKIDAIIKETLRENVTSLAGVPSWMLVLMNEVLEHTQKGNLFEVWPNLEAYFHGGVSFAPYEEQYRNILPSSDFKYYEIYNASEGFFAIQDRNDSDELLLMLDYGIFYEFIPMQTFHTPNQKVIPLSEVEVDQNYAVVITTNGGLWRYMIGDTIRFTSTDPYRVKVTGRTKHHINVFGEELIIENAEDALRRVCTATKSKIAEYTAGPIFMHNGEKGAHEWIIEFNKAPENIDEFAFLLDEALQNINSDYEAKRFNNMTLNSLKLNVARSGLFYEWLKKNDKLGGQHKIPRLSNQRMYLDDLLQMNQ